In Corylus avellana chromosome ca2, CavTom2PMs-1.0, the following proteins share a genomic window:
- the LOC132172705 gene encoding dephospho-CoA kinase codes for MRIVGLTGGIASGKSTVSNLFKSHGIPIVDADIVARDVLKRGTGGWKKVVAAFGEDILQADGEVDRPRLGQIVFSDPAKRQLLNRLLASYISSGIFWEIVKLWMKGFKVIVLDVPLLFEAKMEKWTKPIIVVWVDPETQLRRLMARDRTSEEDAGNRINAQMSLDLKRTKADIVIDNTGSLEDLNEQFRKVLYEVTKPLTWTEFGLSRQGALSALVSVIIGVLICRKISGGNGFEPS; via the exons ATGAGAATCGTTGGACTAACTGGTGGAATTGCTTCGGGAAAGAGCACTGTCTCCAATCTCTTCAAGTCCCATGGCATCCCCATTGTTGATGCCGACATCGTCGCTCGT GATGTGTTAAAGAGAGGCACTGGTGGCTGGAAAAAGGTTGTTGCAGCATTTGGAGAGGACATTTTACAAGCTGATGGAGAAGTCGATAGGCCTAGATTGGGCCAAATCGTGTTCTCTGATCCTGCAAAGCGCCAACTTCTTAATCG GCTATTGGCTTCGTATATATCCTCTGGTATCTTCTGGGAAATTGTGAAGTTATGGATGAAAGGGTTTAAGGTTATTGTTCTTGATGTCCCTTTGTTGTTCGAGGCCAAGATGGAGAAATGGACGAAGCCCATTATCGTTGTATGGGTTGACCCTGAAACACAACTTAGACGACTCATGGCAAGAGATAGAACAAGCGAGGAGGATGCTGGAAACAGGATAAATGCTCAGATGTCTCTGGATTTAAAAAGGACTAAGGCAGACATAGTGATTGACAATACTGGATCATTAGAGGACTTGAATGAACAGTTTAGGAAGGTATTATATGAGGTCACAAAGCCCCTGACATGGACTGAGTTTGGGCTTTCCCGGCAGGGAGCATTGTCGGCCCTTGTCTCCGTCATTATTGGTGTTCTTATATGCCGAAAAATCTCCGGCGGTAATGGTTTTGAGCCATCATAG